The stretch of DNA GGGTGTTTTTATTAAAAAATAACTGCTCCACCGCCATAAACTCAGGTCGGTAGCTGTTAATAATTTCCTGCAGGCCCTGGTAAAGCCTTTGCAATCTTATCTCCGGCGAAAGATCCGGGCTTGTTCTGAGGCAGCTGTAAGCAATGGGCCGATAGCTGTTTCCCAAGTATTCCACCAAACCAAAACCGGTTATGGCAGTGCCTGGGTCAATGCCTAAAATAATCATTTTGGCCTCCTAATAATATTAGCTGCCAATATTATACTACAAACTTCTGTTCTGTAGGAAATAAATTAAAAATAAATAACTCTTGAATCAAGGGTCGTTAGTCCTGCATTTCATCCAGGTTTTCTAAAATGGCATTGAGTGCTTCTTCATTGGCAAATTCCAGCTCATAGCGGAGTTTAGCCTGTGTTTCCGGTGTCATCCGGTGATATTCCATAGCCTGCTGTAGCTTTACCTGAAAGGCTGCCGAGAGACTTGACATAGGAAAAGACCGTTCTACTTTGAGCAATTTGTGCTGATAGCCCAAGGGACCCTGGTATACCGCCAAATAATTGTTATGAATACCTAAATGCCGGAAAGAACGGTGATAACTGCAAAAGTCGTTAACTTTTTGTTTAACCAGCGCTTGGTCCTTAAATATTTCTGTTGTATATTCAGAACCGTTATAAGCATCCTGTAATTCCCGAGCCGTCTTAATTCCCAAAGAAGCCGCCGTTTTTCTGGCCGTTTCTTCACTGTCACCACACAAATATATTTTTTCTTCCTTAATAACAAAATCCGCCGGCAGAGTGGCCTGAACCTGCTGGGCAAAAACTTGCAGCACAGACAGAACAGCACCGCTGTCTGCTTGCTGTACACGGCCGCCCATAATCAAAATTCCCAACAACACTGCGCCCATCACACCGCCTGCCGCAATCCAGACAAATCTCAGCAACATACTAACCACTCCTTCAAATGGCTAGTATTGCCAATTTAACTGGGATTATACCTGAAGAAATAAAAACCGGGCAGCACCCGGTTTCAAAACTTAATCAGCCAGTTCAAAATTAGTGTACACCGCTTGCACATCGTCGTTATCTTCCAGCAAGTCAATCATTCTAACCATCTTCTCGGCCTCTTCCCCTTGCAGCTTAACTGTGGTTTGGGGCACCATGGCAATTTCCGCATCCGCCACGGGAATTCCCTGTTCAATAAAGGCAGTCTTAACGTTTGCAAAATCTTCCGGTGCGGAAATCACTTCAAAGCTGTCTTCTTCCACCTTGACATCCTCTGCACCGGCCTCCACCGCAAGCAGCATAATATCATCTTCACTGATGCCGGTCTCCTGGCGGTCAATAATAATGATTCCTTTTTCTTTAAACAACCAGCTGACACAGCCTGACTCACCAAGATTGCCACCGTGCTTTGATAAAATATGTCGCACTTCCCCGGCGGTGCGATTACGGTTATCAGTGGCAACATAAAGTAAAATAGCGGCACCGCCCGGTCCGTATCCTTCGTAAGTAAATTCTTCGAACTGGGTACCCTCGCCGCCGCCGGCACCCTTTTGAATGGCTCGCTGTATATTTTCATTAGGAATATTAGCCGCTTTAGCCTTTTCAATGGCAGCTTTCAACCGCATGTTGCCGGCCGGATCAGGACCGCCGTTTCTCGCTGCAATAATAATTTCTTTAGATATTTTAGTAAAAATTTTACCTCGTTGAGCATCAATTTTGGCTTTTTTGCGCTTGATCGTGGACCATTTGGAATGACCTGACATAAAAACACCTCACTCTTGAAAAAAGCCCGGTTCATTCCGGACCTTACCGGATGAACCCAGCTTTTATCACATTTCTGTTAATTTTTTATGTATAGTTAGAACTCCGGCGGCATGGGTGGCATAAATCTTTTATGAGCTCGTTTTCTTTCTAAAGTTTGAATGGTTTTCTTGACCGTTTCGGAAGCTTCGCCGGTAAGAATATAATGATCAAGATCTTGATAAGTAATACCCATTTCTTGCTCATCGCAGTGTCCAAACCACAAACCGGCTGAAGGCGCCTTATCAATTATTCGCTGAGGAATGCCTAATTCTTTAGCCAGTTCCTTCACCTGAAATTTAACTAAGTTGGCAATTGGCAACAAATCTACGCCACCATCACCATATTTAGTATAATGGCCTACTACCAGTTCAGCCCGGTTGCTGGTACCTACCACCAGATAATTATGTCTGGCGGCCAGATAATACAGGGTAATCATTCTTAGGCGCGGTTTTATATTGGCAATTGCCAGATCGCAACTGTATAAGTCATAGTCTTGACCGGTAAAACGCCGCACAAACCAATCAAAAGGTTCATTAAGGTTTATCTCCTGATAGGGCACCGCCAATGTTTCTGCCACCAATTTGGCATCCTCAGCATCTTGCGGATTGCTGTAACACGGCATAATTACACCTAATACGTGATCCGGAAAAGCTTTTTTGCAAAGCGCAGCTACACAGGCAGAATCAATGCCACCGCTTAAACCAATTACCGCTCCCCGGGCACCCGCCTTTAACACTTCCTGCTTAATCCACTGTGTTAGTTTGTCAGCTAACTCCTTCATAATTATTGACAAGCCTCCCCAGGCCATTAATAAATTCATAATATCACAACTGCAGCACCAGGCGCAAACTAAAACAGCTTGATGAAAAACTTCACAAAAAGCCTTTGTTTCAACTAATAAATTATCACTATTGTCTGATTTTTAATTAAATTTTTAATAGTAAATTTAGTTATACTATATTGTTAATTTGTGCAATTTATTAGACGTTTTTGTTTTGCATTTGATATTCTTTAATTGACAAGGAAATATTTGCATGCTTATAATATATTCAGAATCTTTCACATTTAATTAAAATTTAGGCAAAAATTTGTAATTATTATATATTTTAATGCATTTTGGGAGTATTTGAAGGCTGATTGGCAGGTTTAGAATAGTAAGATTTGACTAATTATTATATAATTAATTTGTCTAGTTAATTGTCTAAAAATAAAAACAAGATGTTCAATTTTGGCTATTTAGGGAAAGTTAAGTTTTCACTCCAAATAGTTAAATTATTTAATGAAAATTAACACTTTCCTTTTTATTTTTCTTGTATAGTTTTGCTTTTTTAGAAAAGGGGTGATGGCTGACAATTGTCACAAACTACGGTCTGTTATGAGGTTATTAGGGGCTTTCTACACCAAAGGGGGTTTTATGATGGAAAACAGAGAGATAAAATTTTTAAAGTTACAGCAAATAATTGATGCCCATGAAGGCAAGGTTTCTCACTTAATTGCCATTCTGCAAGAAACTCAGGCAGAATACGGTTATCTGCCAAAAGAAGCACTGACGTACATAGCCACGGCTATGGGAATTTCCCCTGCCACTGTTCTGGGGGTGGCAACTTTTTATGCCCAGTTTTCTCTCATACCTAAAGGCAAATACGTTATCCGGGTTTGCGACGGTACCGCCTGTCATGTGCGCGGCTCCGAACCCATCATGATGGCACTGCGTAAAGAGTTGTCCCTTACGCCTGACAACCCCACTACCAGCGACCTGATGTTTACCGTGGAAACCGTTTCCTGTTTGGGTGCCTGCGGATTGGCCCCGGTTGTGGTTGCTGATGAAGAAGTTCACGGGCAAATGACACCGGATGGCATAGTGGAGATTGTCAGAAAATTAGCTAAGTCTAACAGTGAAAACTAAGGGGGGCCATCAATGCTTAAATCACGTGAAGATTTATATAAGCTGCAACAAAAAGCGAAGGCTGCACTGGCCGAACAAACCATGCGCATTTTGGTCTGTGCCGGTACCGGCTGTGTGGCCAACGGTTCGTTAAAAGTATATGAGCGCTTAAAAAACTTGGTGGCTGAACATGGCTTACTGGCAGAAGTTGACCTGGTTAAGGATGTCAGTCATGAAGGTATCGGCGTCAACATCAGCGGCTGTCATGGTTTCTGCCAGTTGGGTCCGCTGGTGCGTTTTGAACCCTCCGGTTTGCTTTACTGCAAGGTTCAGCCGGAGGATTGTGCCGAAATCGTTGAAACTACTATTATCAACAACAGCGTGGTTGAACGTTTGCTTTATCAGGATCCCAACAGCGGGGAAAAAGTTAAAACACAGGATGAAATTCCTTTTTATAAACGTCAGGTAAGAGTTACATTAAAAGAGTGCGGACGTATTAACCCGGACGATATTAATGACTACATTGCCCATGACGGGTACCAGGCTATTGCCAAAATACTTGAGGGCATGAAACCCGAAGATGTCATAAAAGAAGTGACTGATTCCGGACTGCGCGGTCGCGGCGGCGGCGGCTTTCCTACCGGTCGCAAATGGTCCTTTGCCGCCTCGCAACCGGGCCCTAAAAAATACGTTATCTGCAACGGTGATGAAGGCGACCCGGGTGCATTCATGGATCGTTCCGTAATGGAAGGCAACCCGCACTCAGTACTGGAAGGTATGATGATTGCCGGTTTCGCCATTGGGGCAGACGAAGGTTATATTTATGCCCGGGCAGAATACCCGCTGGCCATTAAGCGCATGCGCAAGGCCATCGCTGATGCGGAAGCCCTGGGATTGCTGGGCAACCGGGTTTTAGGCTCTGATTTTAGTTTTAAAATTCACATTAAAGAAGGTGCCGGTGCTTTTGTTTGCGGTGAGGAAACAGCGTTAATTGCTTCTATTGAAGGCGAACGCGGCATGCCTCGGCCCCGCCCCCCCTTCCCGGCTGTCAAAGGTTTATGGGGTTGCCCCACTATTATTAATAACGTTGAAACACTGGCTAACCTGCCCGCCATTATTAATAACGGCGCCAACTGGTTCAGAAGTTTCGGTACACCAAACAGCGCCGGCACAAAAACCTTTGCCCTGGCCGGTCAAATTCAGAACACAGGTTTAGTGGAAGTCCCCATGGGTATGACCCTGCGGGAAATTGTGTTTGATATCGGCGGCGGTTTACGGGAAGGCAAAAAATATAAATCTGTACAAATCGGCGGACCCTCCGGCGGTTGCTTAACTGAAGATAAACTGGATCTTCCTTTGGATTATGATGAGCTCATGAAGGTAGGCGCTATGATTGGCTCCGGCGGTCTGGTTGTCATGGGCGAGGATACCTGTATGGTTGAAACTGCCAAATTCTTTATGGGTTTTGTCCAAAACGAATCCTGCGGTAAATGTGTTCCCTGCCGTGAGGGTACCAAACAAATGTTAGCTTTGTTGACCAAGATTACCGAGGGTAAGGGTACCGAGGAGGATCTGGCGCTGCTGGAAGAATTAGCGCAAAATGTTAAAGACGGTTCCCTCTGCGGCCTGGGCAAAACCGCCCCGAACCCGGTTCTTACCACTCTCCGTTACTTCCGCCATGAGTATGTTGCCCATGTACGGGATAAGAAGTGTCCGGCCGGCGCTTGCCAGGCTTTAAAAGAATACTATATTGATCCTGCTAAATGCAAAGGCTGCACAGTATGTGCCAGGGTTTGTCCGGCCGGTGCCATTACCGGAGATAAGAAGCAGCCCCATGTCATTAATGTGGATCTTTGCCTGAAGTGCGGTGCCTGCATGGAAAAATGCAAATTTGGTTCCATTATTATCAGATAACTATTGGAATATTTAGTTAGTGAAAGGGTGTGACGTGATGAGTGGTAAAATAACCATTAACGGACAAGTAATAGACTTTACCGATGAGAAGAACATTTTATCCGTAGCACGCAAGGCCGGTATCGAAATACCTACCCTGTGCTATCATCCGGAATTAACCATTGCCGGCGCCTGCCGCCTGTGCGTAGTGGAAATTGAGCGCATGGGTATTCAGGCTTCCTGTTCTACCGCTCCGGTGGACGGAATGGTCGTCTACACTAATTCCGAGCGTGTTAACAGAGTGCGCAAAATGGTTTTGGAACTGCTGTTGGCCAATCACGACCGCGAGTGCACCACCTGCGAATCCAGCGGTGCCTGCAAGCTGCAAAAGTATGCCAGTGATTACGGCATTAAGCGCCTGCGCTATCCCGGCCGCACTGCACCGGCACCGCTGGACACCTCCAGCCTGTCGGTGGTTCGGGATCCCAACAAATGTATTTTGTGCGGCCTTTGCGTCAGGGTGTGCAAAGAAATCCAGGGCATCGGTGTTTGGGACTTTAAAAACCGCGGTTCCCGCACTGAAATAGTGGCTGCCATGGACCAACCCTTGGCTGAGTCCGCTTGCATTAACTGCGGCCAGTGTATAGCTGTTTGTCCCTGTGGCGCTTTAACTTCAAATTCTACTGCCATTGACGAAGTATGGGCAGCAATCCGGAACCCCAAGAAAACCGTCATTTGCCAGATTGCCCCGGCGCCCCGGGCTGCCCTGGGCGAGGAGTTTGGCCTTGGCTCTGTTGATGTAACCAAAAAAATTGTAGCAGCTTTACGCAAAATCGGTTTTGACAAAGTTTTTGACACCGTCTTTACCGCTGATATGACCACCATTGAAGAAGCCAACGAATTTCTCAGCCGGCTGGTGAAAGGTGAAAAGTTGCCGCTTTTTACCTCATGCTGCCCCGGCTGGGTCAAATATGCCGAACAATTCCATCCGGAACTGTTAAATAATTTATCTTCCTGCCGCTCGCCGCAGCAAATGTTTGGCTCGCTATTAAAGAAAAAATATGCCAAAGAACTAGGCATTGCACCACAAGACATGTTTGTGGTATCCATCATGCCCTGTACCGCTAAGAAATACGAAGCCAAACGGCCGGAATTTATGACTGAAGGCGCTTATGACGTGGACGCTGTTTTAACAACCGTCGAAGCAGCCCGCATGTTCAGAGAAGCCGGCATCATTTTCAGTTCCCTGGCGGATTCGGAGTTTGACCAACCCATGCAACAGGCTACCGGCTCCGGTGTTTTGTTTGGTACAACCGGCGGCGTGATGGAATCTGTAGTAAGATATGTTGCAGGCAAAATGCTGAATGCCGAAGGGCGGGTTGACGTTGAATTTACCAGAGGCATGGAAAACACTAAGATAGCCGGCATCAATGTCGGTGAACACAAATTAACGCTGGCCGTAGTTAACGGTTTAGCTGCCGCAGAAGAATTGATCAAGAAAATTCAGAGCGGACAAATTGAGGTACATGCCGTTGAAGTTATGGCTTGTCCGGGAGGCTGCGTCGGCGGCGGCGGACAGCCCTTCGTTAACGATCAGGAACACCGCCTGGCTCGCGCCAAGGAAATTTATAATATTGATGCCCAGCTGGAATTGCATAAGGCTCAGGACAATGAAGACCTGGAAAATATTTTCCAAAAATATTGGGGTGGTTGCTGCAACCATGAAACCCATCATGATTTGCACACCCATTACCAGCCTAAAAAACGTATAGTCGGCAACGAAATCCTCATTAAAGACGGGACAGGCCCGGAGATTACCGTTTGCCTGGGCGAAGGTTGCTTAAAGAAAGGCTCTCTGGCTGTAGTGGAAAAACTGCTGCCCTTTCCGGTTAAATTGAAAGGCGTTTTCTGCCTTGAACACTGCGGCAACGGCGTATCCGTTAAAATAAACGGCCAAATACAAAACGTCGAACCGGATAATGTACTGGCTTTCATCAAAGCCAACTGCGGCTGCAACTGCAGTAGCTGTTCATAAGTTTTGATACTCTGGGTGCTGACAGTAGTTAGCACCTTTTTTTTATGTTAAAATATGTTTGGTGATGTCATTATGTCGAAAAAACATCTTTGTTTAATAATCGGACCGGCTAAGTACCCTGAAGACGACGCCAGAATGGTGGCCCTGTTTTTAGCGGAGCCAGGCGAAAAATTCATCTGTGGGGCCAGTACCGCCAACATGGTGGCCCGCTACTTGCCTGCAGGTCAAAAGCTGTCCGATGTGCCCGGACTGGCTATGGTAACGGACGGCACCTTAATATTAAGCGAGGTGCTGGACATCCTGGCCAGCAATTCCCGGCCGAATCTTCCCGAAAAACAGTATGATGCGCACCGGCTGGCGGTGGCTTTGCTGGAAGCTGATTCAGTATCTTTTCTTATTGGCATGGCCGTTAATAAATCGCAGCGTAGTCTGAGCTTGCCGGCCAAACCAATTGTGAAAAGCCGGTTTGTCAGAGAACTGGCGGATATGTTAAAACAAAAGGGCAAACAGGTAATGGCGGAGTATTTCTAATCTCACCGGGGCCTCCCGGCCGGTACGGCAGGCGCCCAAATGGAAAACCTGTGGAAATGCCAATGCTTTTCATTAAATGCTGTTACGCTGATTTGGCAAGCTGCCGTCGGAGATTCACAAAATAACTTTATTTTTACGGCTTTATTCAGCGCGGGGTGGTGGAATTTTCAATTTCCACCACCTTTTATTGTTGCCCGCATCCTGTGGGCGCCACCCCAGCGGCTCCTTCTTTCATCAAGTGCAATAACCGGTGGTTCGACAAGTCGCTGGCAGGGGATCATCAAACCACTTGAATTTCCTTTATCTACAGTCTGATTTATAATAATATATAATTTTTTCGCCGTAATATTTCATGTCGAAAAAACCCTTTAAAATACCCTTAAAACTACTTGACGCTCGCGAACGTTCTAGGTTAGAATTATTGTAGTTAATTGTAAGAATATTTATAATGTTTAAATTAGTTTAATTTATCTATTTTATTTTTCAATTATGTCATTTTTCAGACATTTTTCAACAATGAAAACCGTTAAAATACTATACAGGGAATGGAGGTGTGACGGTTGGGTACGCAACAACTGGTCAACGGGCAAATGATTATCACAAGTATTGCCAAATACTCCATCACCAAGGAAGAAAGCCTAAATTTACCAAAATTTGAGCCATGCATCGACGCTTATGATCAACTTATCTATTTGGTTGCCGACACTCCCCCGGAGATAAATCCTGCCTATGATTGTTACGGTCAACTGGTTAATTTTTATTAACTGATTAATTTACCATAACTGTTAACCGACAAAATCACATGGTCTTAACGCCAGGGTTTAATCATAATATATTCAATGTGAAAATTTTATTTTTCCCCTTAACCTCTTTTATTTAGTATTTCAATCAGTTATAGTAAAGTCATGACAGTTATTTTTTGGAAGGTGGTGGTATCAGCATTATTTTTTGATTCTTCATAATTATCAAATGGTTAAGGGTTTTGGTGGGCTAGCAAGACAACTATAAAGCTGCCTTTCTTTTTACAACCAAGCAGTACAAGCCCTTTATCTGCCAAGACACAGTGTACAAACAGGCAGCAAAAAAAGTGCTTCCGACGAAAGGAGGAACCATTGCATGGGTGCAGAGTGCAAATGCCAATGTGAACAGGATAATAAGCTGGATGCCCTGTTTGCGCAATATAAGGGCAATCCCAACGGCCTTATTGTCGTAATGGCCGCCATCCAGGAATCCCAAGGTTACCTGCCCAAAGATCTTTTGGTTAGAACAGCCGAGGAATTGGGCGTTCCCCTCAGTGATGTCTACGGTGTAGCTACCTTTTATGCAGCTTTCAGCCTCCGCCCCAGGGGCAGACATACCGTCAACCTTTGCCTGGGAACCGCTTGCTATGTGAAAGGTGCTCCCGAAGTACAAGCCATGCTGGAAAAAGAAATGGGCATTAAGGCCGGCAACACCACCGAAGACCGCCGCTTCAGCCTGGATCTGGTAAGATGCTTGGGAGCTTGCGGCATTGCGCCGGTAATGACCGTTAACGGAGAAGTTTACCCGCGAATGACAGCGGAAAAAGTAGCTGAAATTCTGGCCAAATATGAATAATACCTCCAGGGAGGTGAAATATATGAATTTTACTGAACTCGAATTATTAAGAGCAACTGCTAAGGAAGCTGTTAAATTACGTCTGGGTCAAGAACCCTCTGACAATTATAAATATCATGTGCTGGTATGCGGCGGTACCGGATGTATATCAATCGGTTGCCAAAATACCCTGGAAGCTCTCCGGAAAGCGATAGACAGTCACGGCTTACAAGATACTGTCAAATTGGTTGTAACCGGTTGCATGGGTACCTGCGAAATGGGACCGGTTATCACGGTTTTCCCGGAAGGATATTATTACTGCCGCGTGCAACCCGAAGATGCTGAAGAAATCGTTACTTCCCACCTCAAACAAGGTAAATATGTGGAGCGGCTTTGCTACCACGCTCCTGACGGAACCGTACAACCCCGCAAATCAGACATGACATTCTTTAAAAAGCAAAAACGCAATGCCTTGCGCAACTGCGGCCTGATTAACCAAACTTCCCTTGAAGAATACATTGCCATGGACGGCTATGTTGCTTTGGCAAAGGTTCTGCAGCAAATGACACCCCAGCAGGTCGTAGATGAAATTAAAAAATCCGGCCTGCGCGGTCGCGGCGGCGCCGGCTTCCCCACCGGCGTTAAGTGGCAATTCGTATTAGATCAAAAGTCAGACCAGAAATACATCGTGTGCAACGGCGACGAGGGCGACCCGGGTGCCTTTATGGATCGCTCTGTACTGGAAGATGACCCCTATTCTGTTATTGAAGCAATGACCATTGGTGGATTTGCGGTGGGCGCCAATAAGGGTTATGCCTACATTCGTTTGGAATACCCCAGGGCTATTGATCACTTCACCAAAGCCCTTAACCGGGCCAGAGAAGTGGGCCTGTTAGGCAACAATATCTTGGGCAGTGATTTCAGTTTTGATATTGAAATCCGGGTTGGTGCCGGCGCCTTTGTTTGCGGCGAAGAAACCGCCCTGCTGGCCTCCATTGAAGGTCGTCGCGGTGAGCCCCGGCCACGTCCGCCCTTCCCCGCCGTTTCCGGCTTATTTGGCAAACCCACCGTTATTAATAACGTGGAAACCTGGGCTAACATTTGCCCAATAATTATTAACGGTGGCGACTGGTATGCCTCTATGGGTACCGAAAAGAGCAAAGGTACCAAAGTCTTCACGCTGGCCGGCAAAATTACCAATACCGGCTTGGTGGAAGTGCCTATGGGCATTACCCTGCGGGAAATGGTAGAAGATATTGGCGGCGGTGTACCGGGCGGTAAAGCCTTTAAGGCTGCCCAAACCGGTGGTCCCTCCGGCGGTTGCATCCCGGCCGCTTATCTTGACACACCGATTGATTATGAAAACCTGGCTGCCCTTGGTTCCATTGTTGGTTCCGGCGGTATGATTATCGTTGACGAAGGAACCTGTATGGTTGACCTGGCAAAATTCTACCTGGGCTTTACCCAGGACGAATCCTGCGGTAAATGCACCCCCTGCCGCATTGGCACCAAGCGTATGCTGGAAATTCTTGAACGAATCACAAAGGGGTTAGGCAAGGAAGGCGATTTGGAACTGTTAATTGAACTGGCCAACTCCATTAAGGCTTCTGCCCTTTGCGGCCTGGGTCAAACTGCTCCGAACCCCATCCTCAGCACCCTGCGTTATTTCCGCGATGAATATGAAGCACACATTAAGGATAAAGTCTGCCCGGCCGGCGTTTGTAAAATGCCCCGCAAAGGCCTAAAATCCTAGAGGATAGGAGGGGAAAAGGCATGGCAACCGTAACACTGACGATTGATAATATAAAAGTTGAAGTTGAACAGGGTTCAACCATCTTAGAAGCTGCCAAAAAAATTGGTATTAATATTCCTACCCTTTGCTATATGAAGGAAATTAATGCCATTGGCGCCTGTCGTATTTGCGTGGTTGAAGTCCAGGGTGCCCGGGCCCTGCAGGCTGCCTGTGTAACTCCCGTGGCCGAAGGAATGGTTGTCAAAACCAATTCTGCGGCCGTACGGGCTTCACGCAAAATGACCCTGGAACTGATTCAATCCAACCACCCGCAGGAATGCAATACCTGCCTGCGCAACAACAACTGTGAACTGCAAGCTTTGTCAGAGGCCATGGGTCTTAAAGAAATACGTTTCGTAAGACCGGCCCAAAGCCACAGCAAGGACGATATTGACAGTTCGTCACCCTCAATTGTCCGGGATCCCCGTAAATGCATTCTGTGCCGCCGTTGTGTAGCTGTTTGCGAAAAGGTACAGGGCGTTAAGTGCATCAGTGCGGTAAACCGCGGTTTTGAAACCATTGTTGCTCCTCCTTTTAATCAGGGCCTTATGGATGTTAACTGCACCATGTGCGGCCAGTGCTCCCTGGTCTGCCCCACCGGCGCCATTACCGAAGTGGACGATACCGGTAAAGTATGGCAAGCCTTGGATGATCCCACCAAACACGTGGTGGTGCAAACCGCACCGGCCGTGCGTGTAGCCATTGCTGAGGAATTTGGCATGGAGCCCGGCACCGTCAGCACCGGCAAACTGGTAGCAGCCTTGCGTCGCTTGGGCTTTGACAGCGTAATGGATACTGACTTCACAGCCGACCTTACCATTATTGAAGAAGGCAACGAGTTTATTAAGCGTGTTACCGAAGGCGGCGTGCTGCCAATGATTACCTCCTGCAGCCCCGGCTGGATTAAATATATTGAAATGTACTATCCTGACCTGCTGGCTCACCTGTCCACCTGTAAATCACCCCAGCAAATGTTTGG from Desulforamulus hydrothermalis Lam5 = DSM 18033 encodes:
- a CDS encoding NADH-dependent [FeFe] hydrogenase, group A6, with amino-acid sequence MATVTLTIDNIKVEVEQGSTILEAAKKIGINIPTLCYMKEINAIGACRICVVEVQGARALQAACVTPVAEGMVVKTNSAAVRASRKMTLELIQSNHPQECNTCLRNNNCELQALSEAMGLKEIRFVRPAQSHSKDDIDSSSPSIVRDPRKCILCRRCVAVCEKVQGVKCISAVNRGFETIVAPPFNQGLMDVNCTMCGQCSLVCPTGAITEVDDTGKVWQALDDPTKHVVVQTAPAVRVAIAEEFGMEPGTVSTGKLVAALRRLGFDSVMDTDFTADLTIIEEGNEFIKRVTEGGVLPMITSCSPGWIKYIEMYYPDLLAHLSTCKSPQQMFGALVKTFYAEKKGIDPASIVSVSIMPCTAKKFEAQRDELKDSGYQDVDVVLTTRELGRMLREIGIDWENLPDEDYDAPMGLSTGAAVIFGATGGVMEAAVRTVYEVITKEPMPDINLTPVRGMEGIKEATLKVGDLDVKVAVAHTLGNARKLLDKIRAGEADYHFIEIMCCPGGCIGGGGQPIPTNLEVRLKRIGGIYKADEDLPIRKSHENPAIKAIYEEFLGQPLGEKSHKLLHTHYVPRGVYRKPEGLPERVPSGDHH